Proteins from a single region of Apium graveolens cultivar Ventura chromosome 7, ASM990537v1, whole genome shotgun sequence:
- the LOC141670381 gene encoding uncharacterized protein LOC141670381: MDVGELWAIFGPGFAGAVFGAGWWFWVDAVVCSSVAVSFLHYLPGIFASLAALMFNCVRREDIDYSPYDDGEWRLKLWLFLAYVISFVSLAASVGLLIQDALEESGPSAWTGTAGVFQCVFVLISGLIYWTSHSE, translated from the exons ATGGATGTAGGTGAATTGTGGGCCATCTTCGGTCCCGGATTCGCCGGAGCTGTGTTCGGCGCCGGCTGGTGGTTCTGGGTCGACGCCGTCGTTTGTAGCTCCGTCGCCGTTTCTTTTCTCCACTATCTTCCCG GTATATTTGCGTCACTAGCAGCTTTGATGTTTAATTGCGTTAGGAGGGAAGATATTGATTACTCGCCTTACGATGATGGTGAATGGAG ATTAAAGCTTTGGCTTTTCCTAGCCTACGTTATTTCATTTGTCTCTTTGGCGGCTTCAGTGGGACTATTGATACAAGACGCGCTTGAGGAATCAGGCCCGTCAGCTTGGACAGGGACTGCTGGTGTATTCCAATGTGTGTTCGTTCTGATTAG CGGGCTGATATACTGGACATCTCACTCAGAGTGA